In Tachyglossus aculeatus isolate mTacAcu1 chromosome 10, mTacAcu1.pri, whole genome shotgun sequence, the following proteins share a genomic window:
- the STMP1 gene encoding short transmembrane mitochondrial protein 1 → MVDSLGIPPGPSPSPPPPDRDGKRQRDAAAMIQFLLGFSLGNLVGMYLAQNYDIPNLAKKIEEFKKDIDAKKKPPST, encoded by the exons ATGGTGGATTCTTTAGGAATTCCAC ccggcccctccccctcccccccgccccctgacagGGACGGCAAACGGCAGCGCGACGCGGCCGCCATGATTCAGTTCCTG cTCGGCTTTTCGCTCGGCAACCTGGTTGGGATGTACCTGGCTCAGAACTACGAC ATTCCCAACCTGGCCAAGAAGATTGAAGAGTTTAAAAAGGATATTGATGCCAAAAAGAAGCCCCCCAGCACCTGA